In a genomic window of Comamonadaceae bacterium OTU4NAUVB1:
- a CDS encoding pyridoxal phosphate-dependent aminotransferase, whose amino-acid sequence MRQTIHDLQASKIREVANAGLGRDDVLAFWFGESDEVTPEPVRRAAIDSLQRGETFYAHNLGLPALRSAVARYTSALHLEVDASRIAITSGGVNALMLAVQALVDAGDEVVAITPVWPNLIAQPAIMGAHVRCVPLRPLGGAWTLDLDALRDAVTARTRLLIVNAPNNPTGWTLARDEQRAILDHCRATGTWILADEVYERLYFEPTTNGCAPSFLDLAEPEDRLVVAHSFSKSFLMTGWRLGWLVMPPSLIEGIGKLIEFNTSCASVFTQRAGIAALAHGEDITPRVVAHLKHCRDVLVPLLAELPGVEVAPARGGMYAFFRLEGCADSLEVAKRLVAEAGLGLAPGNAFGAEAQGWLRWCFASRDPQRLVQGAERLGTWLKAR is encoded by the coding sequence ATGCGCCAGACCATCCACGACCTCCAGGCCTCCAAGATCCGCGAAGTCGCCAACGCCGGCCTGGGCCGCGACGATGTGCTCGCCTTCTGGTTCGGCGAAAGCGACGAGGTCACGCCCGAGCCGGTGCGCCGGGCCGCGATCGATTCGCTGCAGCGTGGTGAAACCTTCTATGCCCACAACCTGGGACTTCCGGCGCTCCGCTCGGCCGTGGCGCGCTACACCAGCGCCCTGCACCTTGAGGTGGACGCATCCCGCATCGCCATCACCTCCGGCGGCGTGAACGCGCTGATGCTGGCGGTCCAGGCCCTGGTCGACGCGGGCGACGAGGTGGTGGCCATCACGCCGGTCTGGCCGAACCTGATCGCCCAGCCGGCCATCATGGGCGCCCATGTGCGCTGCGTGCCGCTGCGCCCGCTCGGCGGTGCCTGGACGCTGGACCTCGACGCGTTGCGAGACGCCGTCACGGCGCGCACCCGGCTGCTCATCGTGAACGCGCCCAACAACCCCACCGGCTGGACGCTCGCGCGCGACGAACAGCGGGCCATCCTCGACCATTGCCGCGCCACCGGCACCTGGATCCTGGCCGACGAGGTCTACGAGCGGCTGTACTTCGAGCCGACGACCAACGGCTGCGCGCCCAGCTTCCTCGACCTCGCCGAGCCCGAAGACCGGCTCGTCGTCGCCCACAGCTTCTCCAAGAGCTTCCTGATGACCGGCTGGCGTCTGGGGTGGCTGGTGATGCCGCCCTCGCTCATCGAGGGAATCGGCAAGCTGATCGAGTTCAACACCTCGTGCGCGAGCGTCTTCACCCAGCGTGCCGGCATCGCCGCGCTGGCCCATGGCGAGGACATCACGCCGCGGGTCGTCGCCCACCTCAAGCACTGCCGCGACGTCCTGGTGCCGCTGCTCGCCGAACTGCCCGGCGTGGAGGTGGCGCCAGCGCGTGGCGGCATGTACGCCTTCTTCCGTCTGGAGGGCTGTGCCGATTCGCTCGAGGTCGCCAAACGACTGGTCGCCGAGGCCGGCCTGGGGCTCGCCCCGGGCAACGCCTTCGGCGCCGAGGCGCAGGGCTGGCTGCGCTGGTGCTTCGCTTCCCGGGACCCGCAGCGCCTCGTGCAGGGGGCCGAGCGCCTCGGGACCTGGTTGAAGGCCCGATGA
- a CDS encoding branched-chain amino acid ABC transporter substrate-binding protein → MPHRHPRRQALKFVASLLPAALATAITPPAIAADPPTPIRLALIESMSGPFANTGEAVFRNLLWAVERVNARGGVPLPGGARRLALERYDSKGQNEEALSALRAAIDDGARIVLQGNSSATAAALIDAIDKNNERDPARRVLFLNYSAVDPVLTNERCSFWHFRFDAHADMRVTALMQVVRDDAALKRVYLIGQDYSFGQAVLRESKRQLAASRPDVQVVGEELHPLGRVKDFSPYASKIIASGAQAVVTGNWGNDLTLLVKAAREAGFGGTFYTFYGNALGAPAAIGEAGIGRVVAVADWLPNVQTAPSEAFYQAFRARFPKPSDDYVHMRMQLLVEALAQAIGSAGSLDAVAVARALERADVTLAGQRGRMRAADHQFQQTLVVGVMERQGVEGVRFDVEGSGYGFRVVKTVAAERAEMPTTCRMQRP, encoded by the coding sequence ATGCCTCATCGTCATCCCCGCCGCCAGGCATTGAAATTCGTCGCTTCGCTCCTGCCCGCGGCACTCGCCACGGCCATCACCCCCCCCGCGATCGCCGCCGATCCGCCGACACCCATCCGGCTGGCCCTGATCGAGAGCATGAGCGGGCCGTTCGCCAACACCGGCGAGGCCGTGTTCCGGAACCTCCTGTGGGCCGTGGAGCGGGTCAACGCACGCGGCGGGGTGCCGCTGCCCGGTGGGGCGCGCCGGCTCGCGCTCGAGCGCTACGACAGCAAGGGCCAGAACGAGGAGGCCCTGTCGGCGCTGCGCGCGGCCATCGACGATGGCGCGCGCATCGTGCTGCAGGGCAATTCGTCGGCCACCGCCGCGGCGCTGATCGACGCCATCGACAAGAACAACGAACGCGATCCGGCCCGGCGCGTGCTGTTCCTGAACTACTCGGCCGTGGATCCGGTCCTCACGAACGAGCGCTGCAGCTTCTGGCACTTCCGCTTCGATGCCCATGCCGACATGCGCGTGACGGCGCTCATGCAGGTGGTCAGGGACGACGCCGCGCTCAAGCGGGTCTACCTGATCGGCCAGGACTACAGCTTCGGGCAGGCCGTGCTGCGCGAGTCGAAGCGCCAGCTCGCCGCATCGCGGCCCGACGTGCAGGTGGTCGGCGAGGAGTTGCACCCGCTCGGGCGCGTCAAGGATTTCTCACCCTACGCCAGCAAGATCATCGCCAGCGGCGCGCAGGCGGTGGTCACCGGCAATTGGGGCAACGACCTGACGCTGCTGGTCAAGGCGGCGCGCGAAGCCGGCTTCGGCGGCACCTTCTATACGTTCTATGGCAACGCGCTGGGCGCGCCGGCCGCGATCGGCGAGGCCGGCATCGGTCGCGTGGTCGCGGTGGCCGACTGGCTGCCCAACGTGCAGACCGCACCGTCGGAGGCGTTCTACCAGGCGTTCCGCGCGCGCTTTCCCAAGCCCTCCGACGACTACGTGCACATGCGCATGCAGTTGCTGGTGGAAGCGCTGGCGCAGGCGATCGGCAGCGCCGGCAGCCTCGACGCCGTGGCGGTGGCGCGGGCGCTGGAACGCGCCGACGTGACGCTCGCCGGTCAGCGCGGACGCATGCGCGCGGCGGACCACCAGTTCCAGCAGACGCTGGTCGTCGGCGTGATGGAACGCCAGGGCGTCGAGGGGGTGCGTTTCGACGTCGAGGGCTCGGGGTACGGCTTCCGTGTCGTGAAGACGGTGGCCGCCGAGCGCGCGGAAATGCCCACGACCTGCCGCATGCAGCGGCCCTGA
- the rpsO gene encoding 30S ribosomal protein S15 — MIAASIKAEVVKDNARAANDTGSPEVQVALLTARINELTPHFKTHAKDHHGRRGLLRMVSRRRKLLDYLKSKDADRYTALIAKLGLRK; from the coding sequence ATGATCGCAGCCTCCATCAAGGCCGAAGTCGTCAAGGACAACGCCCGCGCCGCCAACGACACCGGCAGCCCCGAAGTCCAGGTCGCACTGCTGACCGCACGCATCAACGAACTCACTCCCCACTTCAAGACGCATGCCAAGGACCATCACGGTCGTCGTGGCCTGCTGCGCATGGTGAGCCGTCGTCGCAAGCTCCTCGACTACCTCAAGTCCAAGGATGCCGACCGCTACACCGCACTGATCGCGAAGCTGGGTCTGCGCAAGTAA